CATTAATCATTTCGAGCTTAGCTTCACGTTATTTGCCGTTGCCCAGCTGCCGACAGGATTTACTTCATATTGAACGCCAGCCCCAAGCTTGCCGTTATTCTGAAGCTCAAATACGCCAACGGCGCCTTTACGGGTCTGTACTTTGTATTGCGCTGTCAAGGTAGTCCCGTCAGAGCCTTTAAGCTCAATGGAACGGTAAGCAAACAGCTCGTCGCCGGGATCTGCCGTCAGCGTTACGTTCAGCGTTGTATCATTTACCTTATCAACAGCTCCGATCTCAAGCGGCTCGATGCTTTGCGCGGTAAACGTACTGTTCTTCACGGCGAACCAATCGGAAGTGACCGTATATTTCACGCCTGGCTGCAAAGTCTTACCCGCCGGCAGACGGAATTTAGGCTCTTGCTTACCGTCGGTCGATTGCGTAAAGCCAACATAGTTGACCGCCGTCTGCTCTCCGGACTCGGATGTGAGGACAGCTTGTCTTGTTGCAAGCGACGAAATGACTTGCATCTGCTGGCCGTCAAGCTTATTGTTCTCATCCAATACTACGGCATCCGCACCGCGGCCGCCGGCATAAGCGGAAATAAGATAACCGTAATCAATAACGCCGCCCGAACGGAACGACTCAACTTCAAAGGTATCGGAAGTAACCTGGCGTACATTTTGAAGCTGAATCATCTCATTGCTTGCCGCAACCGTAAAGTCCTGCTTGCCTTTATAATTCAAGGAATACGTTGTACCCGGCTTCATCGTCTGCACGGGAATAATATAAGTTGCGATAGCTCCGGTCTTCAGGCGAGGCTGGTTAACCAGCTTAATGCCGTCGCTAAAGGTGAAATTGGCATTGGCTTGATCCGTTGTTTCGTCCAGAGCGGTAAGAGGAGCCGTGAAGGTGACCTCGAATGTGATTTTATTAAGAGCCTTGACGGATACAATCTCCGCATTGGAAGAACGAATCGCTTGTTCCGACAGGACGAGTAGCTTCGCCGCATCGCCCCGGTTCAATTGCTTGCCGTCAATCTTCATGCCCGACATCCAGTATTGGACCGATTTCGTATCCCGCTGCAGGGCTTTGGCAACATACTGGGCAGCATCCGTGCTGGATGCCGGCTGATTAGGCTGGAAGCCTTGTGCGCTTTCGATTAGGCCGGCAGCTACAGCCGCGTCTACATAAGGGGTATACCATTTATTATTAGCTGCCTTGGAATCCGAAGGTGTCTCCAGATCAAGCGCAAGCACAATCATCTTGATAAGCTCGGCATTGGTGATTTTCTTCTCCGCGCGCATCGTTCCGTCTTCATAGCCCTGAAGCACCTTTTGGCTGACGAGCTGCTGGATCACTTGTTCTACCGATTGGTCAAAATAAGCCGAAGCGCTAGCGACCGGACCTGCGGACGCCGCTTTTGCCTGGACGGGCAGTAGCGCCCCTCCTCCGATTAATACCGTTAAAGCCGCGATAGCCGCTTTTTGCTGAATCTTCTTCATTACTCATCTTTCCTTTCCCGTTTAAAGTGATTGCCTGTTCCTGAATCTATCTTAGGCCGCCGCTCTAAATTCGCTGAAAAGAAAGTGTAAACAAACTATAAACTGTTCGATAACTTTTTACAAAACAGCGTTAGACCGTAAAGCGGTACCCCGCTCCCCACACGGTCTCGATAAACTGGGGATTGGACGGATCGGCCTCCAGCTTCTCCCGAATTCTCGAGATATGAACGGTCACCGTCGCGATATCGCCATTCGAATCCAGTCCCCAAATCTTCTCGAACAGCTGATCCTTGCTGAATACCCGATTCGGATTCGTCGCCATAAAGACGAGAACTTCAAATTCCTTCGCCGTAAGAAATACCTCCTGCTCATGCACAAATACGCGATGGGAGGATGGGTTAATCGTCAGCTCGCGGATGCGCAGGCTGTCATCGGGACTAATCTTCTGCCCGCTCTTGAACCGTTCGTACCGTGCCAGATGGGCCTTGGCCCTTGCCACCAGCTCGTTGGGACTAAATGGCTTAGTCACGAAATCATCCGCGCCAAAGCCAAAGCCGCGGATCTTATCCAGTTCTTCGTTTTTGGCGGACACAATAAGAATCGGCACATCCAGCCGCTCCCGGATCGTCTTGCAAATCTCGAACCCGCTCATGCCCGGAAGCTGAATATCCAGTATGATCAAATCGTAATCTCCGCTTAATGCCTGCTTGAGTCCGTCCTGCCCGTCATGGCAAATCTCCGCCTCATACCCGTGCAGCGCAAAATAGTCCTTCTGCAGCTCCGCGATATAGGGATCGTCTTCCACAATTAATATGCGCGTCATGCCTTCACCGCCTTGTTATCGTTATTGCACTCGTTTGAGCGTAAAAGAAATACTTGTCCCCCGGCCAAGCTCGCTGCTGGCCCGGATTTTGCCGCCATGTCCTTCTATAATTTGCTGGGCAATGGCAAGGCCAAGCCCGCTCCCTCCGGCAGCCGTCTGATTGCGAGAAGGCTCCACCCTGTAGAAGCGTTCAAAAATATGAGGAATGGCTTCCTCTGGAATACCGGGACCATTATCCGTTATCGTAATAACCACATCGTCCTCATCGCGATTAACCTCAATAGTAATGCGCTTTGGCGGCTGATTCATATACTTGAGGCAATTATCAAACAGATTGATCAGAACCCGCTTCAGCTTCTCGCGGTCTGCAAGCACGAACAGCGGCTGCTCCGGCATGTTCTCCCAGCTTACATCCACATGCTGATTATGGAATTCAATCGACATATCATCCGCCGTATTATAGAGGAACGGGCTTAGCTCCAGCTTTTGGAATGAAAAAGGCTCCTTCTTCAAATCCAGCTTGGAGAAGTAGAGAAGCTCGTTCACGAGCCGTTCCATGTCCGACGCGCGGGTGTGAATCGCCGACACGTATTTGTTCAGCTTCTCTTCCGTGTTGGTGACACCGTCGCGGATCCCTTCGGCATAACCCTTAATCGTTGTAATCGGCGTCCGCAAATCATGCGAGATGTTCGAGATCAGCTGTTTTCGGTTCTCCTCGTAATGAAGCTGCAGCTGAATCGACTCGTACAGCCTTTGACGCATCTGATCAAAGGTTTGGACCAATTGTCCAACCTCATCCTTCGACGCCGCTCTAAGCTCAAACGTCAAATCCCCGTCCTTGATATGCTCCGCGGACCGTCTAAGCTGTTCCAGCGGCTTAATGATTTGACGGGTGACGTAACGGTATAAGAGAAATCCGGTCAGCAATAAGATGACCGCAAACAAACCGATCAGAATCGGAAGCATTCTGCGGATGACCTGGGCGAACGGACTTCTCTCGTGAATGACGAAGATGCTGCCTTTCTCCTTCGATTCGGCCGAGAAATAAAAGTCAAATTTGGAATAGGAGAAAAACCGGCTTCCGGCGTTAAGCGTATTGCGGATCACGTTGTTTCCCAAATCGTATTCCGGCAGGATAGCCGGAAAATCGACGCCGCTAAGCGAAGGCGCCGCATACAGAATCGAATCGTTTACGCGGACAACAAGCGCGGCCTTTTCCATTTTCAGATCGGTATTGTATTTTTCCAGCAGCCGCATGTTCTTTAACTGCTCCGGATCGTTTTTCGCCAAATATTTCAGATCCAGAAAGAGACTCTCTTCTTCTTCCGACAGCGGATGGAGCGAATAATGAATTTTGTAGAAATTATTGAAGCTGCGCACATCTCCCGTTACGGCAACGGACAGCAAATAAGAAGACAAGACAAATAGAATAACCGATACAATTACGACCGAGGTAAACGATAGCAGCAATCTGAATCGCAAGGACAATGTACATCACCGCACTCTGTATTATTTTTGCTAAGTGTAAGCTATTTCGGCATAACCTAAACAAGATTTTTAGGGATGGTGCCCATTAAAGCATAGCAGAAAGGTGTAACAAGTCCGCAAACAACATATAAACAATTTATAAACGGCAAAGAACAGAAAAATGGCGTCACAGTTTAATCGCTGTGACGCCATCTTATAATTATTTTAGTAAGGCTAGAAGTTCCGGCATGGCGTGAATGCAAACGTCTGCGTCTGCCAGCTCGGAGTCGCGTCCGTAGCCGGCATACGCGCAGCCGATTGCGACAAGGCCGTTGCCTTTTGCCGCTTCCACATCCGAGGAACGGTCGCCTACCATCCAGGCTGTCTTGACCCGATGGTCGCTGAGCAGCTTGGCGACAAGGTCAACCTTGCTCGCCGTCTGGAATTCGCCCGCGCTGTACAAGCCGTCGAACAGCTCCGCAATACCTTGGAAACGCGCCACCTCTTTGACGTAAGTCTCCAGCCCGTTGCTTGCCACAAACAGCTTGATGCCCTGCTCCTTCAGGCTCTTCAGCGTTTCCGCGGTTTGAGGGTACAATCTTCCTCTTCCCGCTTCCAGCTCCTCCAGCTCATATTGCACCATCAGCTCATCGGCGCGAAGACGCGCGGCTTCCGAGCTTTCCGGCATCAGCTTGCGCCAAATATCCTCGAGCAGCATGCCGAGGCAGCCAAGCAAATCATCGAGCGGAGGAGTCCGGTCGTATAGTCCTTCCTCGCGCAAGGTACGGAACAATCGCTCATGCACCGTTTCCAGCAGGGTAGCTGTTTCAAACAAGGTGCCGTCCATATCGAAGATTACCGCATCCGGCCGGTCAAATTGAATCGCCATGACATTTTCCCCCTTTGAAGTCTGCCATTATCATAATGGATAGGGGGACATGCCGCAACCTTGCAGCCAAGATTACTTAATGCCTTCCAGCCACTTGTCGACTTGATCCGAATGGCTGTCGGCCCAGGCTTTCGCCGCCTCTTCCGGCGACTGTCCTCCCTGAATGGCAACCATGACCTGAGCCATATCGTCCGCCGTCCAAGTGAACTGGTCCAACAGCGCATAAGCATCGGACTTATCCGATTTCAGATCTTTACGGGCAATGGTATGGATGCTTTCTTCACCGCCGTACACGCCTTTTGGATCCTCCAAATATTTCAGATCCATATTGGCAAACATCCAGTGCGGCGTCCACCCCGTAACGACAATCGGTTTTTTCGCCTCATAAGCCTTCTGCAGCTCCGTTGCCATAGCGGCCGAGGAGCTTTCGATCAGCTTCCATTTGCCATCCAGGCCATAGTCCTTCAGCGCTTTATCGGTTGACTGCATAATACCGGCACCAGGCTCAATCCCGATGATCTGATAATCAACGGATTTACCGGTTGCTTCGTTATTCAGATCTTCTATCGAGTTTTCCTTCATATAGGAAGGAATAACAAGCCCTGTTTTTGTTCCTTCCAGGTTTGGACCAAGGTCCTCTACGCTGCTGCCGTACTTCTCCAAATACGAGGCATGCGTTGTTGGAAGCCAAGCCGCTACCATCGCATCGGCACTGCCGTCCGAAACTCCCGCCCACATGGGGCCTGCATCTACCTGCAGCAGTTCAACGGAATAATCCAATTTCGATTCCAGAACATATTTAACGACATTTGTGCTTGCAATCTCCGAATCCCAAGCCACGTAAGCCAGTTTAATCTTTTTCGAGTCCGTTTTCTGTGAGCAGCCTGCCAGCGCAGCTGCCAATACAATTACCGCTGTTAAAGCCAATCCCCATTTTTTCTTCAACATGCTTCACCTCTAGCGTTTATTTTTTTTCACGATATGGTTAGACATCCGGTCAAGTAAAATGGCCAATACAACAATGGAAATCCCCGCTTCAAAGCCAATTCCGGTTTTCGTCTGAGTAACCGCGCGGTATACGTCGGCCCCTAGTCCTTGCGCTCCGATCATGGAAGAGATAACAACCATGGACAGCGACAGCATAATCGTCTGATTAATTCCCGCCATCATTGTAGGAAGCGCCATGGGCAGCTGGAGTTTGAACAGCTTCTGGTTTGGCGTGGAGCCAAACGCATCGGCTGCTTCCACCAGTTCAACAGGTACCTGCCGGATACCGAGATTCGTCAGGCGAATCGTTGGCGGTACCGCAAAAATAATCGATGCGATCACACCGGGCACAACCCCCAGCGAGAAGAATGATACAGCCGGCAGCAAATAGACAAATGCGGGCATCGTCTGCATTAAATCAAGCAAAGGAGTTATAATACCTTGCAAGAATGAACTTCGTGCGCACAAAATGCCGGTTGGCACGCCAATAATAATGGAAAGCAACGATGCCGTAAGCACGATGGATAAAGTCTCCATGGCATGCTCCCAATAGCCTAGATTATCAATCAAGAGCAGCCCGATCAGCGCAAACGCGGCAACCTTCCATTTTCCGAGGAACCAGGCTAATGCCGTAATAATCAGAATCATAAGGATTGAAGGGCTGAAGAGAAGAACATTATGCAGAAAATCAACGATGGAGCCTATAATCAGGCGGATGAAGTCAAACAAAGGGGTAAAATGATTTTCTAACCAGCTTTCCAACGATTCAATCCAGTTCCCTAACGGAAGCTTAGGAATATTATTCACCTTGCACCACCTGCCTCTGGTATTGCGTTTCCGGCAAGTGCGGCAAACACGGCCCCGCGAATGACGATGCCAAGCAGCCGGTTCGTGTCATCCGTTACCGCGAGCGGAATGCTCGAGGCCGCCATAGGCTCAAATAATTCATTAATCGGTGTTGCCGAGTCTATGGTTGGTACTTCCTTAATCAGAATATCTCCTATCGATAAATTCTCTTTCAGTGCCGCGGAAGCAAGCTCTGCCGTGATGACGCCAAGAAGCTTCTTCCCTTTATCGGTCACATACAAGCTCGATACCCCTTGCTCCTTCATGAGCTGAAGGGCAACACGCGGACCGCGTTCTAAAGTAATCGTTGCAGGCTTCCGCATGACATGAGCAGCGGTCAACACTTTGGAGAGATCTACATCCTCTATAAATTTTTCAACGTACGGGGTAGCCGGCTTGATTAAGATCTCGTCAGGCGTCCCAATCTGAACGATAACGCCGTCTTTCATTAACGCAATCTTGTCCCCGATGCGCAAGGCTTCGTCAAGATCGTGGGTAATGAAGATAATCGTCTTCTTCATGGTGGACTGCAGCTGCAGTAATTCATCCTGCATGTCCTTGCGGATTAGCGGATCAAGCGCGCTAAACGCTTCGTCCATTAGCAGAATGTCCGGATCGTTGGCCAGCCCTCTGGCCAATCCGACGCGCTGCTGCATGCCTCCGCTTAATTGATCCGGATAGCTGTTTTCCCATCCGCCAAGGCCTACCAGCTGCAAAGCTTGCTCGGCCATTTGCCTTCGCGATTGCTTCTCGATTCCTTGAATCTCAAGGCCGTATTCTACGTTTTGCAGAACCGTCCGGTGAGGAAACAGAGCGAACTTCTGAAAGACCATTCCCATTTTTTTGCGGCGGAATTGCCTGAGCTCTTTGGCGCTCATCTGAACGATATCCCGCCCTTCAAACAAGAGTTGACCGGACGTAGGCTCAATCAATCGATTCAACAAGCGGATTAAGGTAGACTTGCCGCTTCCGGATAAACCCATGATGACAAAGATCTGGCCTGCCTCAATCGTGAAGCTAGCCTGGTTTACCCCTA
This region of Paenibacillus sp. JDR-2 genomic DNA includes:
- a CDS encoding S-layer homology domain-containing protein, which codes for MKKIQQKAAIAALTVLIGGGALLPVQAKAASAGPVASASAYFDQSVEQVIQQLVSQKVLQGYEDGTMRAEKKITNAELIKMIVLALDLETPSDSKAANNKWYTPYVDAAVAAGLIESAQGFQPNQPASSTDAAQYVAKALQRDTKSVQYWMSGMKIDGKQLNRGDAAKLLVLSEQAIRSSNAEIVSVKALNKITFEVTFTAPLTALDETTDQANANFTFSDGIKLVNQPRLKTGAIATYIIPVQTMKPGTTYSLNYKGKQDFTVAASNEMIQLQNVRQVTSDTFEVESFRSGGVIDYGYLISAYAGGRGADAVVLDENNKLDGQQMQVISSLATRQAVLTSESGEQTAVNYVGFTQSTDGKQEPKFRLPAGKTLQPGVKYTVTSDWFAVKNSTFTAQSIEPLEIGAVDKVNDTTLNVTLTADPGDELFAYRSIELKGSDGTTLTAQYKVQTRKGAVGVFELQNNGKLGAGVQYEVNPVGSWATANNVKLSSK
- a CDS encoding sensor histidine kinase, with amino-acid sequence MSLRFRLLLSFTSVVIVSVILFVLSSYLLSVAVTGDVRSFNNFYKIHYSLHPLSEEEESLFLDLKYLAKNDPEQLKNMRLLEKYNTDLKMEKAALVVRVNDSILYAAPSLSGVDFPAILPEYDLGNNVIRNTLNAGSRFFSYSKFDFYFSAESKEKGSIFVIHERSPFAQVIRRMLPILIGLFAVILLLTGFLLYRYVTRQIIKPLEQLRRSAEHIKDGDLTFELRAASKDEVGQLVQTFDQMRQRLYESIQLQLHYEENRKQLISNISHDLRTPITTIKGYAEGIRDGVTNTEEKLNKYVSAIHTRASDMERLVNELLYFSKLDLKKEPFSFQKLELSPFLYNTADDMSIEFHNQHVDVSWENMPEQPLFVLADREKLKRVLINLFDNCLKYMNQPPKRITIEVNRDEDDVVITITDNGPGIPEEAIPHIFERFYRVEPSRNQTAAGGSGLGLAIAQQIIEGHGGKIRASSELGRGTSISFTLKRVQ
- a CDS encoding quaternary amine ABC transporter ATP-binding protein, which encodes MSIIEAKQLTKIFGSHPEQAMQFLKQGWTKERILKETRMTVGVNQASFTIEAGQIFVIMGLSGSGKSTLIRLLNRLIEPTSGQLLFEGRDIVQMSAKELRQFRRKKMGMVFQKFALFPHRTVLQNVEYGLEIQGIEKQSRRQMAEQALQLVGLGGWENSYPDQLSGGMQQRVGLARGLANDPDILLMDEAFSALDPLIRKDMQDELLQLQSTMKKTIIFITHDLDEALRIGDKIALMKDGVIVQIGTPDEILIKPATPYVEKFIEDVDLSKVLTAAHVMRKPATITLERGPRVALQLMKEQGVSSLYVTDKGKKLLGVITAELASAALKENLSIGDILIKEVPTIDSATPINELFEPMAASSIPLAVTDDTNRLLGIVIRGAVFAALAGNAIPEAGGAR
- a CDS encoding glycine betaine ABC transporter substrate-binding protein, whose product is MLKKKWGLALTAVIVLAAALAGCSQKTDSKKIKLAYVAWDSEIASTNVVKYVLESKLDYSVELLQVDAGPMWAGVSDGSADAMVAAWLPTTHASYLEKYGSSVEDLGPNLEGTKTGLVIPSYMKENSIEDLNNEATGKSVDYQIIGIEPGAGIMQSTDKALKDYGLDGKWKLIESSSAAMATELQKAYEAKKPIVVTGWTPHWMFANMDLKYLEDPKGVYGGEESIHTIARKDLKSDKSDAYALLDQFTWTADDMAQVMVAIQGGQSPEEAAKAWADSHSDQVDKWLEGIK
- a CDS encoding response regulator transcription factor; amino-acid sequence: MTRILIVEDDPYIAELQKDYFALHGYEAEICHDGQDGLKQALSGDYDLIILDIQLPGMSGFEICKTIRERLDVPILIVSAKNEELDKIRGFGFGADDFVTKPFSPNELVARAKAHLARYERFKSGQKISPDDSLRIRELTINPSSHRVFVHEQEVFLTAKEFEVLVFMATNPNRVFSKDQLFEKIWGLDSNGDIATVTVHISRIREKLEADPSNPQFIETVWGAGYRFTV
- a CDS encoding ABC transporter permease translates to MNNIPKLPLGNWIESLESWLENHFTPLFDFIRLIIGSIVDFLHNVLLFSPSILMILIITALAWFLGKWKVAAFALIGLLLIDNLGYWEHAMETLSIVLTASLLSIIIGVPTGILCARSSFLQGIITPLLDLMQTMPAFVYLLPAVSFFSLGVVPGVIASIIFAVPPTIRLTNLGIRQVPVELVEAADAFGSTPNQKLFKLQLPMALPTMMAGINQTIMLSLSMVVISSMIGAQGLGADVYRAVTQTKTGIGFEAGISIVVLAILLDRMSNHIVKKNKR
- a CDS encoding HAD family hydrolase encodes the protein MAIQFDRPDAVIFDMDGTLFETATLLETVHERLFRTLREEGLYDRTPPLDDLLGCLGMLLEDIWRKLMPESSEAARLRADELMVQYELEELEAGRGRLYPQTAETLKSLKEQGIKLFVASNGLETYVKEVARFQGIAELFDGLYSAGEFQTASKVDLVAKLLSDHRVKTAWMVGDRSSDVEAAKGNGLVAIGCAYAGYGRDSELADADVCIHAMPELLALLK